From one Cyanobacterium stanieri PCC 7202 genomic stretch:
- a CDS encoding hypothetical protein (KEGG: cyc:PCC7424_4037 hypothetical protein~SPTR: Putative uncharacterized protein) produces the protein MKIIDSKGRLFGKLNILDLGAIAVILLVIIGIFIVPGPSGSIAQVTGGGGNRIQQVQVSLIVRGLNTKDSDETIAELNEDAEVSVIVRNEPAGRLKIESAQELPNYVAATQPDGSVIAQLDPRPIIKNSVDMILTMTGNGQLTNDGYVIANQKVKIGSVLELDNARYNFRGTVIDVTSLDN, from the coding sequence ATGAAAATTATTGATAGTAAGGGTCGTTTATTTGGAAAGTTGAATATTCTTGATTTAGGGGCGATCGCCGTTATACTATTAGTGATAATTGGCATCTTTATTGTACCTGGACCATCAGGATCGATCGCCCAAGTAACAGGGGGAGGCGGAAATAGGATTCAACAAGTGCAAGTAAGCCTTATTGTTAGGGGCTTAAATACCAAAGACTCCGACGAAACTATCGCCGAATTGAACGAAGATGCAGAAGTAAGTGTAATCGTCAGAAACGAACCTGCAGGAAGATTAAAGATTGAATCCGCCCAAGAATTACCCAACTATGTAGCCGCCACTCAACCTGATGGTAGCGTAATCGCTCAATTAGATCCACGTCCCATTATCAAAAATAGCGTGGACATGATTTTAACCATGACAGGTAACGGACAACTTACCAATGATGGTTATGTAATCGCCAATCAAAAAGTGAAAATCGGCAGTGTATTAGAATTGGATAATGCCCGTTACAACTTCCGAGGCACCGTGATTGACGTTACTAGCCTTGATAATTAA
- a CDS encoding hypothetical protein (KEGG: cyp:PCC8801_1938 hypothetical protein~SPTR: Putative uncharacterized protein), producing MLTQHRPISISYLSTNLNLLAQLTTVATIYQRHQDSFHLVLKNVDFHGVEKHTGDNQQGISSTTSHKNLIWLEISPYRVIMTQQHHSQLNYRHFWEKGVYGVSRYWLNSKEEVLRHQKIHLRNFTRNLTMIGGIIPDSLRIDYELWSHNLNLGHYILHLEIN from the coding sequence ATGTTAACCCAACACCGCCCCATCTCCATTTCCTACCTCTCAACAAATTTAAATCTTTTGGCTCAACTGACTACCGTTGCAACAATTTATCAACGTCATCAAGATTCATTTCACCTCGTTCTCAAAAATGTAGACTTTCACGGTGTGGAAAAACATACAGGAGACAATCAGCAGGGTATTTCTAGCACTACTAGCCACAAAAATCTGATTTGGTTGGAGATTTCACCCTATCGGGTGATTATGACGCAACAACATCATAGTCAACTTAACTATCGACACTTTTGGGAAAAAGGAGTTTATGGGGTGAGTCGGTATTGGTTAAACAGTAAAGAGGAAGTGCTACGGCATCAAAAAATACATCTGCGCAATTTTACTCGTAATTTAACCATGATTGGGGGTATCATTCCCGATTCTCTAAGGATTGATTATGAATTATGGAGTCATAACCTTAATCTGGGGCATTATATTTTACATCTGGAAATAAATTGA
- a CDS encoding protein of unknown function UPF0075 (PFAM: Uncharacterised protein family (UPF0075)~COGs: COG2377 molecular chaperone distantly related to HSP70-fold metalloprotease~InterPro IPR005338~KEGG: cyt:cce_2824 anhydro-N-acetylmuramic acid kinase~PFAM: protein of unknown function UPF0075~SPTR: Anhydro-N-acetylmuramic acid kinase) has translation MIVVGLMSGTSVDGIDAAVVDIKGDGLDLDINLLAGQTFPYPDDLRSQILAVCEGASISMEDLAKLDGAIASCFANATMNVIPENLKVDLIGSHGQTVFHQPAHEHQLGYSLQLGRGDLIAHLTKIKTVNNFRQADIAMGGHGAPLVSKIDLCLFSHPKHHRCLQNIGGIGNLTYLPPTHQPQWQEKIMGWDTGPGNALLDLAVQKFTDNQKTFDFNGEWSRQGKPCMSLVKTWLKQDFFSQKPPKSTGRELFGHLYLEQCLKDAQPFNLSEADFLATLTELTASSIAYNYKKFLPTLPHDLILGGGGSSNSYLKERLQANLPTVTLLTTDDFNISTEFKEAIAFAILAYWRVNSFAGNLPVVTGARQETLLGEIHCPQN, from the coding sequence ATGATCGTTGTGGGTTTAATGAGTGGTACTTCCGTTGATGGCATTGATGCAGCGGTGGTGGATATAAAGGGTGATGGTTTAGATTTGGATATTAATTTATTGGCAGGACAAACTTTTCCTTATCCCGATGATTTACGCTCTCAGATATTAGCTGTGTGTGAAGGGGCTAGTATATCTATGGAGGATTTAGCAAAGTTGGACGGGGCGATCGCCTCTTGTTTCGCTAATGCTACCATGAATGTGATCCCAGAAAATCTCAAAGTTGATTTAATCGGCTCCCATGGACAAACCGTATTTCATCAACCAGCCCACGAACATCAATTAGGTTATAGTCTACAACTGGGCAGAGGGGATTTAATCGCCCATCTGACCAAAATCAAAACTGTCAATAATTTTCGCCAAGCCGACATTGCCATGGGAGGACATGGCGCCCCCTTAGTGTCGAAAATTGACCTCTGTTTGTTTTCCCATCCCAAACATCACCGTTGTTTACAAAATATTGGAGGCATCGGCAACCTCACCTATCTTCCCCCCACCCATCAACCCCAATGGCAAGAAAAAATTATGGGTTGGGATACAGGGCCAGGAAATGCTTTGCTAGATTTGGCAGTGCAAAAATTTACCGACAATCAAAAAACCTTTGATTTTAATGGAGAATGGAGTCGTCAGGGAAAACCTTGTATGTCGTTGGTGAAAACATGGTTAAAACAAGATTTCTTTAGTCAAAAACCCCCCAAATCTACAGGGAGGGAGTTGTTTGGACATTTATATTTGGAGCAGTGTTTAAAGGATGCTCAACCCTTTAATTTATCCGAGGCAGACTTTTTAGCAACCCTCACCGAGTTAACCGCCTCTTCCATTGCCTATAACTACAAAAAGTTTTTGCCTACCCTACCCCATGATTTAATTTTAGGAGGGGGAGGTAGTAGTAATAGTTATTTAAAGGAAAGGCTACAGGCAAACCTACCCACAGTAACCCTCTTAACTACCGATGATTTTAACATTAGTACCGAGTTTAAAGAGGCGATCGCCTTTGCCATCCTAGCCTACTGGCGTGTCAACTCCTTTGCGGGAAATTTACCCGTGGTTACAGGGGCAAGACAAGAAACCCTCCTCGGCGAGATTCATTGTCCACAAAATTAG
- a CDS encoding hypothetical protein (KEGG: npu:Npun_F0692 hypothetical protein~SPTR: Putative uncharacterized protein), with translation MPNKQVIHPMVKLQQKVVSLVNSEIIKPNDSIGKIALLFGDQWSFFKSELVAYGFSMQDPVSDILVVETWDD, from the coding sequence ATGCCCAATAAGCAGGTAATTCATCCCATGGTGAAGTTGCAACAGAAAGTCGTGTCATTGGTTAACTCTGAAATTATTAAACCCAATGACAGTATCGGTAAGATTGCACTTTTATTTGGTGATCAATGGTCGTTTTTTAAATCCGAATTAGTTGCCTATGGTTTCTCTATGCAAGATCCCGTGAGTGATATTCTTGTGGTAGAAACTTGGGACGACTAA
- a CDS encoding adenosylmethionine decarboxylase proenzyme (PFAM: S-adenosylmethionine decarboxylase~TIGRFAM: S-adenosylmethionine decarboxylase proenzyme, Bacillus form~COGs: COG1586 S-adenosylmethionine decarboxylase~InterPro IPR003826:IPR017716~KEGG: cyc:PCC7424_3322 S-adenosylmethionine decarboxylase proenzyme~PFAM: S-adenosylmethionine decarboxylase related~SPTR: S-adenosylmethionine decarboxylase proenzyme;~TIGRFAM: S-adenosylmethionine decarboxylase proenzyme) — MNKVGTHLVVDAWEAPADLLNNPEKIRQALLDAIKAGKATLIDMCVHQFSPHGVTATVTLAESHIAIHTWPEHGYFAADLFFCGAGQPREAMKVLQVALEAKKATMREIDRGFEQPVHEQLTDTLAQDFVSDLQAVS, encoded by the coding sequence ATGAACAAAGTGGGTACACATTTAGTGGTAGACGCTTGGGAAGCACCAGCGGATCTTTTAAATAATCCTGAAAAAATCCGCCAAGCATTGTTAGATGCTATTAAAGCTGGAAAAGCGACATTAATTGATATGTGTGTACACCAATTTAGTCCCCATGGTGTGACAGCTACCGTTACCCTTGCGGAATCTCATATTGCTATTCATACATGGCCAGAACATGGTTATTTTGCCGCTGATTTATTTTTCTGTGGTGCAGGACAACCAAGAGAAGCCATGAAAGTGTTACAAGTTGCCCTCGAGGCAAAAAAAGCCACCATGAGAGAAATTGACCGAGGTTTTGAGCAACCAGTCCATGAGCAATTGACTGATACCCTTGCCCAAGATTTTGTGTCGGATTTACAAGCGGTGAGTTAA